One part of the Sulfolobus tengchongensis genome encodes these proteins:
- a CDS encoding YkgJ family cysteine cluster protein has protein sequence MSFDTNRINLMVKKGLRGELDHFEKVLDFLERYSTVPQAKFGMYSLVFQIAMNVFIDVAKDCEECGGKCCKSGYPVPVYNFDYNELKKKLNRDDLKKLNKVDNNLHVLPRPCPFQKGWLCGIHGFKPYACLSFPFATEDEQETIINRYNGDGIPDFNVPDYCIAGIKVKNILGSIIEDLKNRLGRPPSPRELYQELKARYGRK, from the coding sequence ATGTCATTTGATACTAATCGGATTAATTTAATGGTTAAGAAGGGGTTAAGGGGTGAGCTAGATCATTTTGAGAAAGTCTTAGATTTCTTAGAAAGATATTCAACAGTACCTCAAGCTAAATTCGGAATGTATTCTTTAGTATTCCAAATAGCTATGAACGTCTTCATAGACGTAGCTAAGGATTGCGAAGAATGTGGTGGAAAATGTTGTAAAAGCGGTTATCCTGTCCCAGTTTACAATTTTGATTATAATGAACTGAAGAAAAAGTTAAACAGAGATGATCTAAAGAAATTGAATAAGGTTGATAACAACTTACACGTATTACCAAGACCTTGTCCGTTTCAAAAAGGATGGTTATGCGGTATTCATGGATTTAAACCCTACGCTTGTCTTTCATTTCCGTTCGCCACTGAAGATGAACAAGAAACAATAATAAATAGATATAATGGAGATGGTATTCCAGACTTTAACGTTCCCGACTATTGCATAGCAGGTATTAAGGTAAAAAATATTTTGGGGAGTATAATTGAAGATTTAAAAAACAGATTAGGAAGACCCCCTAGTCCTAGAGAACTTTATCAAGAGCTAAAGGCTAGATATGGGAGAAAATAA
- a CDS encoding ABC transporter substrate-binding protein: MNRKAISTLAIAIIVIVVVAVIGVALFLAYGTLSSKTKQSVISTTVSSNVSSSVITLTVVTFSGESAQFIQYAGDLFHELHPNVQVQVVQYPFSQYIDKELTALEAHSSQYDIIGFTSTSALDVEPYLMQLNQSDFNFSDIIYPQEDFGGIYYNATTGKSEIIGVAYETAVYLLAYNATIFGNQTLAQEFEQEYHMNFSPITYKNWSVVLAVDQFLTSHHITKYGFLIDDHVSHGIIDAFPAVFGWFYFRDPSINLGNPAGLPNYNIMFEGKILPGFSYPLPSFNSTSGVNALITYRELVNYEPSPSQIQMSYDNLPEFFSQAPGEFIFTSQLAYINNTKDVLLAPLPGGYAETGTDFLGISKYSSHPQLALEFLQFLVSPQMQEIAFLKFGKFPISKEAFSALISNTSLPSYQREWLEETYIAALNASANPPNIPPTYPELIPSFNNDVFQFLTAPQYNATYAMQILQQAANSWIKAVSST; this comes from the coding sequence ATGAACAGAAAAGCTATTTCAACTCTTGCAATAGCAATAATTGTGATAGTTGTGGTAGCTGTAATAGGAGTTGCGTTATTCTTGGCATATGGGACATTATCATCAAAGACTAAGCAGAGTGTAATTTCAACTACTGTTTCTAGTAATGTTAGTTCATCAGTAATAACTCTTACTGTAGTAACGTTTAGTGGAGAGTCGGCCCAATTTATTCAATATGCTGGTGATCTATTCCACGAATTACATCCTAACGTTCAGGTACAAGTAGTTCAATATCCATTTAGTCAATATATAGATAAGGAATTAACAGCTCTTGAAGCTCATTCTTCTCAATATGATATAATAGGGTTTACTTCCACATCGGCTTTAGATGTTGAGCCCTATTTAATGCAACTGAATCAATCAGATTTCAATTTCTCTGACATAATCTATCCGCAAGAAGATTTCGGAGGGATATATTATAATGCAACGACAGGTAAGAGTGAGATTATAGGTGTAGCTTACGAAACTGCAGTCTACTTATTAGCATATAATGCTACAATATTTGGAAATCAAACTTTAGCTCAAGAATTTGAACAAGAATACCATATGAATTTTTCACCTATAACTTATAAGAACTGGTCTGTAGTACTAGCTGTAGATCAGTTCTTAACTTCACATCACATTACTAAGTATGGATTTTTGATTGATGATCATGTTTCACATGGAATTATTGATGCATTTCCCGCAGTATTTGGCTGGTTCTATTTTAGGGACCCATCAATTAACTTAGGTAATCCAGCTGGTTTACCTAATTATAACATTATGTTTGAAGGGAAAATATTACCTGGTTTTAGTTATCCATTACCTTCCTTTAACTCTACTTCCGGAGTTAACGCTCTTATAACCTATAGGGAACTAGTTAATTACGAACCCAGTCCTTCACAAATTCAAATGTCTTATGATAACTTGCCAGAGTTCTTCTCTCAAGCACCTGGAGAATTCATCTTCACTTCACAGCTAGCTTATATTAATAATACAAAAGATGTATTATTGGCTCCATTACCCGGAGGATATGCTGAGACTGGAACTGACTTTTTAGGTATAAGCAAATATTCTTCTCATCCACAACTTGCATTAGAGTTTTTGCAGTTTCTAGTATCTCCACAGATGCAAGAAATTGCTTTTCTAAAGTTTGGAAAATTCCCAATTTCTAAAGAGGCATTTAGTGCTCTAATAAGTAATACCTCTTTGCCCTCTTATCAGAGAGAATGGTTAGAGGAAACTTACATTGCAGCGTTAAATGCATCAGCTAATCCTCCAAATATACCTCCTACTTATCCAGAATTAATACCAAGCTTTAATAATGACGTATTTCAGTTTTTAACTGCACCTCAGTATAATGCTACTTACGCTATGCAAATATTACAACAAGCAGCTAATTCTTGGATTAAAGCAGTCTCCTCAACGTAA
- a CDS encoding ABC transporter ATP-binding protein, translating into MITLKNVTKFFGNFKAVDNVSLNIERGEFFVILGRSGSGKTTLLRLIAGLERVSDGRIFIEDKDVTDLPPSKRDIGMVFQNYALYPNKKVFENLMISMENINISKNEKEKRIMEISKELDIYNLLDKYPSQLSGGQQQRVAIAKALVKRPKVMLMDEPLSNLDAQLRYSARKLIKRIQREFNITTLYVTHDSNEALAIADRICVIDKGKIMQIGKPEEIYENPANEAVASLVGSPPMSFVKIDNKTIGVRPENVILGDGKHEGIVSNCEFWGSYYLVYIEFNENEIKAISKTRVREGAKVRFDFTDYKVFGNES; encoded by the coding sequence GTGATTACACTTAAGAATGTTACGAAGTTCTTTGGTAACTTCAAAGCCGTTGATAACGTAAGCCTTAATATCGAGAGGGGCGAATTTTTCGTAATTTTAGGTAGATCGGGTTCTGGTAAAACTACTCTTTTAAGGCTTATTGCTGGGTTAGAAAGAGTTTCTGATGGTAGAATATTCATTGAGGATAAGGACGTTACGGATTTACCTCCGTCAAAACGAGATATTGGCATGGTTTTCCAGAATTATGCATTATATCCAAATAAAAAGGTATTTGAGAATTTAATGATATCTATGGAAAATATAAATATAAGTAAAAACGAGAAGGAGAAAAGAATTATGGAGATTTCTAAAGAATTGGATATATATAATTTGTTAGATAAATACCCCAGTCAACTCTCTGGTGGTCAGCAACAGCGAGTTGCAATAGCTAAAGCTTTAGTGAAGAGACCTAAAGTGATGCTGATGGACGAACCACTTTCAAACTTAGATGCGCAACTCAGATATTCCGCAAGGAAACTAATTAAAAGAATTCAGAGAGAGTTCAATATAACCACATTGTATGTAACTCATGATTCTAATGAAGCACTAGCAATAGCAGATAGGATATGCGTTATAGACAAAGGTAAAATAATGCAGATAGGTAAACCAGAAGAGATCTATGAAAATCCTGCAAATGAGGCTGTAGCTTCATTAGTAGGCAGTCCGCCAATGAGCTTTGTGAAAATAGATAACAAAACCATAGGTGTGAGACCAGAAAACGTAATACTAGGAGATGGTAAGCATGAAGGTATTGTTAGCAACTGTGAATTTTGGGGATCTTATTATTTAGTTTACATTGAATTTAACGAAAATGAAATAAAAGCCATAAGTAAGACTAGAGTAAGGGAAGGGGCGAAAGTTAGATTCGACTTCACAGATTATAAGGTGTTTGGAAATGAGAGTTAA
- a CDS encoding ABC transporter permease subunit — MRVKYSIPYLIYIVIFGLVPLFLTFVIVGLNLSSALKSAFAVTSPLEIIYNTFYFALFTAIVSTILGLILAITIDMYPKKYLILLVLLPFTIPFTSSALIWVISFYGGYGWFTYLMGINYDPLYFSKTALLAVSLVSAWSSVPLAFLLILASLRSIPNEVKESAQIDGLTASQYYSSVAFPYALKGILLSFLITFVLSMGNFDLPYVMTQGGPGFSTTTLPLMVYFMMFQYDNFSGGALFASILALIASIPAIGVALLVKRRGFRFSLLSIKIPDKIYKPLMLVATIIIIIFLDFPVYWMILVAIRPNSLDFVKPPILVPKSIDLSYLISSLQASVPYMISSLIVALIVGFLTILLSSLGAYEGARKFWFWLLILSIYIYALPSTSYVIPIYLMISDVHLINTWLGLALPSAIFTVTFAFWTMFSFYIDFPKVYEEAAEIDGMKNRIIRLILPLSRPFLIASFIISFIFSWHLLFYPLVLSETPYRMNFPPSGSETITIFALNAISQGSVNWALLASSALVASLPVIVISYIAQDYMLKGLYGGGVKGV; from the coding sequence ATGAGAGTTAAGTATTCAATACCTTACCTTATTTACATAGTAATTTTCGGTTTGGTGCCCTTATTCCTTACCTTCGTTATAGTTGGTCTTAACTTATCTTCAGCCTTAAAATCCGCATTTGCAGTTACAAGCCCCCTTGAAATAATTTATAATACATTCTATTTCGCTTTATTTACAGCTATAGTTTCAACCATCTTAGGGCTAATACTTGCCATCACAATTGATATGTATCCTAAGAAGTACCTAATTCTTCTAGTCCTATTGCCATTTACAATACCCTTTACCTCATCCGCGTTAATATGGGTTATAAGCTTCTATGGTGGTTATGGATGGTTCACCTATCTTATGGGAATTAATTATGATCCGTTATACTTCTCTAAAACTGCTCTACTTGCCGTAAGTTTAGTAAGTGCATGGAGTTCAGTTCCATTAGCGTTTCTATTGATTCTTGCATCATTAAGGAGTATACCCAATGAAGTTAAGGAGTCAGCACAAATTGATGGTCTTACGGCTTCTCAGTACTATTCAAGTGTAGCCTTCCCTTATGCACTGAAAGGGATATTATTATCATTTCTAATTACTTTCGTATTATCTATGGGAAATTTCGACTTGCCATACGTTATGACGCAAGGAGGCCCCGGTTTTTCTACGACGACTCTTCCATTGATGGTGTATTTTATGATGTTTCAGTACGATAACTTTTCTGGAGGTGCATTATTTGCATCAATCTTAGCTTTAATAGCGTCTATACCAGCAATAGGTGTAGCACTGTTAGTGAAGAGAAGAGGATTTAGATTTAGTTTACTCTCAATTAAAATTCCAGATAAAATATATAAACCATTAATGCTTGTTGCTACGATTATTATTATAATATTTCTAGATTTTCCAGTATATTGGATGATATTGGTAGCGATAAGACCCAATTCGTTAGATTTTGTAAAACCTCCTATTTTGGTCCCAAAATCTATCGATTTATCATATCTGATTTCTTCTTTACAAGCTTCTGTACCATATATGATAAGTTCACTGATAGTAGCTTTGATAGTAGGATTCCTAACTATTTTACTATCCAGTTTGGGAGCCTATGAAGGTGCTAGAAAGTTTTGGTTCTGGCTACTCATTTTATCAATATACATTTACGCATTACCCTCAACTTCCTACGTGATTCCAATATACCTAATGATATCCGATGTGCATCTCATCAACACATGGTTAGGTTTAGCACTACCTTCAGCCATTTTCACTGTTACATTTGCTTTTTGGACCATGTTTAGTTTCTATATAGACTTTCCTAAAGTATATGAAGAAGCTGCAGAAATAGATGGAATGAAGAACAGAATAATAAGGTTAATATTACCCCTTTCAAGGCCATTTTTAATTGCAAGTTTCATAATTTCCTTCATCTTTTCGTGGCATCTTCTATTTTATCCACTAGTATTAAGTGAGACGCCATATAGGATGAACTTTCCACCAAGTGGTAGTGAGACCATAACAATATTCGCGTTAAACGCGATAAGCCAAGGTTCAGTTAACTGGGCTCTATTAGCTTCTTCTGCCTTAGTAGCATCCTTGCCAGTTATAGTAATATCATATATAGCGCAAGATTACATGCTAAAAGGCTTATATGGTGGTGGAGTGAAAGGCGTCTAA